One Melitaea cinxia chromosome 17, ilMelCinx1.1, whole genome shotgun sequence genomic region harbors:
- the LOC123661598 gene encoding proton-coupled folate transporter-like, giving the protein MWNDDESRSTDVPLPVPKRSITTTIELPLFLNLVALTLTAPAVSNLILYKTCVHSLNNSVPQCKPFLSPIKTNETSDVEKEVQKYATYVSTVKMVLEFVFPSFLSLFLGAWSDTYGRKPLIVWPLFGASITGMLLVIFSLIDSLGPWWFILTAVPSSLSGGYIAMFTGMYCYVSDTSTPERTSLRMTMIDATTSLGTVVGSMLCTSLILTIGTTNVLLLAATISVISYAFTNIWIQESLRGALEGGGSKLLDILLIKEMFRESLKRRPNRQRAQIYLICFTSVNYILGNLGPVGVEYLYTRQKLHWSLQEYTTYSSVSTAMTLVGGFFGLMVVQKILRAGDIVFAMAVIFSAAASCIIKLFAVDTWHMYYGSVVSIFKGLPGPLIRSHLSKMLPVEDVGKVFVLLSAAESICPILFPIMFNTLYSSTLTIFPGAIYVLSSALMVTAMVSLGFVQYFSWVGSSASYRRLDSFSEEN; this is encoded by the exons ATGTGGAACGATGATGAATCTAGATCGACGGACGTTCCACTGCCCGTACCGAAAAGGTCCATCACAACGACAATTGAGTTACCATTATTTCTGAATCTTGTAGCTCTAACTTTGACag cTCCAGCCGTCagtaatttaattctttataaaaCATGTGTACATTCCTTAAATAACTCTGTGCCTCAGTGCAAGCCATTCCTTTCACCTATAAAAACGAATGAGACCTCAGATGTAGAAAAAGAAGTTCAAAAGTATGCTACATATGTATCAACTGTAAAGATGGTACTGGAGTTTGTTTTTCCatcttttctttctttgtttttGGGGGCCTGGTCTGATACCTATGGTAGAAAACCTTTAATAGTTTGGCCGCTGTTTG GTGCATCAATAACTGGGATGCTATTGGTGATCTTCAGCTTGATAGACAGTTTGGGTCCTTGGTGGTTTATATTAACAGCAGTGCCATCTTCACTATCTGGTGGATATATTGCTATGTTTACAGGCATGTACTGCTATGTCAGTGATACAAGCACTCCTGAAAGAACGTCATTAAG AATGACTATGATAGACGCCACTACATCTCTGGGGACGGTAGTTGGTTCCATGCTGTGTACTTCTCTAATTTTGACAATTGGAACCACAAATGTCCTCTTGTTAGCTGCTACAATTAGTGTGATATCGTATGCATTTACCAACATATGGATACAGGAATCTTTAAGGGGAGCATTAGAG GGTGGTGGATCGAAACTTCTAGACATTTTACTTATAAAGGAAATGTTTCGCGAATCTTTGAAGAGAAGACCAAATCGACAGAGAGCCCAAATATACCTCATATGTTTTACAAGCGTAAACTATATTTTGGGTAACTTAGGACCAGTCGGTGTGgaatatttgtatacaagaCAGAAATTACATTGGTCTTTACAAGAATACACTACCTATTCATCAGTTAGTACTGCAATGACGTTGGTTGGAGGCTTCTTCGGTCTGATGGTCGTCCAGAAAATATTACGCGCTGGAGATATAGTATTTGCGATGGCAGTTATATTCTCGGCTGCAGCGAGCTGTATAATTAAACTATTTGCAGTTGATACCTGGCATATGTACTACG gtAGCGtcgtttctatttttaaaggTTTACCGGGTCCTTTAATACGATCTCACCTATCAAAAATGCTTCCAGTCGAGGACGTCGGCAAGGTTTTCGTCCTCCTTTCAGCTGCTGAGAGTATTTGCCCTATTTTATTTCCAATTATGTTTAACACACTATATTCTTCCACATTGACGATATTCCCTGGAGCAATATATGTTCTTAGCAGCGCCCTGATGGTGACCGCTATGGTTTCGTTAGG GtttgtacaatatttttcttGGGTTGGATCATCAGCGAGTTACCGACGTCTCGATTCTTTTAGTGAGGAAAActaa